The following proteins are co-located in the Rippkaea orientalis PCC 8801 genome:
- a CDS encoding 3'(2'),5'-bisphosphate nucleotidase: MLFLYTFTHNSLAMIQDKEAKIAIAAVTTAAKLCQQVRHSQAFPTLQKADTSPVTIADFGAQAVICQALSEAFPQDPVIAEEDASILIQPEFSAILGQITAQVQQLTPQISQEAVIQAINWGNAQIAPRYWTLDPIDGTKGFIRGDQYAIALALVENGTVKLGVMGCPALPSITDGTLGVIFVAVRGQGVGEISLSNGEFTPIQVNAFSDPKQLVRIESVESTHSDRSVQAILDQMLGWTQLPTSMDSQAKYSEIARGKADLYLRVLLPQFKTKKENIWDHAAGVIIVEEAGGKVSDLDGKPLDFSLGSKLSENRGILANNGIIHQQVLEMIAEIEKY, encoded by the coding sequence ATGTTATTTTTGTATACGTTTACCCATAATAGCCTAGCCATGATCCAAGATAAAGAAGCCAAAATAGCGATCGCCGCCGTCACCACTGCAGCTAAACTCTGTCAACAAGTTCGCCATAGTCAAGCATTTCCCACGCTACAGAAAGCCGATACCAGTCCCGTCACTATTGCTGATTTTGGCGCACAAGCGGTCATTTGTCAGGCATTATCTGAGGCTTTTCCCCAAGATCCTGTGATTGCAGAAGAAGACGCTTCTATTCTCATTCAACCCGAATTTTCAGCCATTTTAGGGCAAATTACCGCTCAAGTACAGCAACTCACCCCTCAAATATCCCAAGAAGCAGTTATTCAGGCGATTAATTGGGGAAATGCTCAAATTGCGCCCCGATACTGGACATTAGACCCCATAGATGGGACAAAAGGGTTTATTCGAGGGGATCAATACGCGATCGCCCTTGCGTTAGTTGAAAATGGTACAGTTAAATTAGGGGTAATGGGTTGTCCCGCGTTACCCTCTATCACCGATGGAACTCTAGGAGTGATTTTTGTCGCGGTTCGAGGACAAGGAGTCGGCGAAATTTCCTTATCTAATGGCGAATTTACCCCTATACAGGTTAATGCTTTCAGTGATCCTAAGCAATTAGTCCGTATTGAAAGTGTAGAATCAACCCATAGCGATCGCTCAGTTCAAGCTATCCTTGATCAAATGCTAGGTTGGACTCAACTGCCTACATCAATGGATTCTCAAGCTAAGTATAGCGAAATTGCGAGAGGAAAAGCGGATCTTTATTTAAGGGTTCTTTTGCCTCAATTTAAAACCAAAAAAGAGAATATTTGGGATCATGCTGCGGGAGTGATTATCGTTGAAGAAGCAGGAGGAAAAGTCAGTGATCTTGATGGGAAACCCCTTGATTTTTCTCTAGGTTCTAA
- a CDS encoding PEP-CTERM sorting domain-containing protein yields the protein MTQQTPTGTPVGVVPEPLTILGAGTALEFSTTFKRKLTQKKANKDNCCIDSITA from the coding sequence TTGACGCAACAAACTCCTACTGGAACTCCTGTAGGAGTAGTACCTGAACCCTTAACGATTTTAGGTGCAGGAACAGCTTTAGAGTTTAGCACAACCTTTAAGCGCAAACTAACTCAAAAAAAAGCTAATAAAGATAATTGTTGTATAGACTCAATAACAGCTTAA
- a CDS encoding PEP-CTERM sorting domain-containing protein (PEP-CTERM proteins occur, often in large numbers, in the proteomes of bacteria that also encode an exosortase, a predicted intramembrane cysteine proteinase. The presence of a PEP-CTERM domain at a protein's C-terminus predicts cleavage within the sorting domain, followed by covalent anchoring to some some component of the (usually Gram-negative) cell surface. Many PEP-CTERM proteins exhibit an unusual sequence composition that includes large numbers of potential glycosylation sites. Expression of one such protein has been shown restore the ability of a bacterium to form floc, a type of biofilm.), which produces MKKTIKRLSLSLGVILIGTLPFTLEYAEALILSGGFGLSGIGNLSPFTGFSGFFTGSFSDPSLNQTSGSLTEVVPPSSSSPADAFSISDITFTLSNTGARFYEASPIEINFGQQTIGGITDNLVFYVDEGVYLRTGGKVSASVSSFNPLSAYTTFGGNLTEFEGAIQINDTTTGDGTFALSFTALPSPSVTPPNNTPPGNQGAGPGNTPPGNQGAGPGNTPPGNQGAGPGNTPPGNQGAGPGNTPPGNQGAGPGNTPPTSVVTPPVIVVPPNNNTTTIPEPTSLLGLLTVAGLGIGSAISKRSSRFK; this is translated from the coding sequence ATGAAAAAAACCATTAAAAGGCTAAGTTTATCTTTAGGGGTAATATTGATTGGAACCTTACCGTTCACCTTAGAGTATGCAGAAGCATTAATTTTAAGTGGAGGTTTTGGGTTATCTGGAATAGGAAACCTCAGCCCCTTTACAGGGTTTTCTGGCTTCTTCACAGGATCATTTTCAGACCCTTCTTTAAATCAAACAAGTGGTTCTTTAACAGAAGTTGTTCCCCCTTCTTCATCCTCTCCAGCCGATGCTTTCAGCATCTCTGATATTACTTTCACCCTGTCTAATACGGGTGCTCGGTTTTATGAAGCCAGCCCCATCGAAATCAATTTTGGACAACAAACCATTGGTGGCATAACTGATAATCTTGTCTTTTATGTTGATGAGGGAGTGTATCTCCGTACAGGAGGTAAAGTATCAGCTAGTGTTAGTTCGTTTAATCCTCTAAGTGCTTATACTACTTTTGGAGGAAATCTGACTGAATTTGAGGGAGCGATTCAAATTAACGACACTACCACCGGTGACGGAACTTTTGCCCTGTCTTTTACTGCGTTACCCTCACCATCTGTCACACCTCCTAACAATACCCCACCCGGCAACCAAGGAGCAGGTCCAGGCAATACCCCGCCCGGCAACCAAGGAGCAGGTCCAGGCAATACCCCACCCGGCAACCAAGGAGCAGGTCCAGGCAATACCCCACCCGGCAACCAAGGAGCAGGTCCAGGCAATACCCCACCCGGCAACCAAGGAGCAGGTCCAGGCAATACCCCACCCACAAGTGTTGTTACACCCCCTGTTATTGTAGTACCGCCTAATAATAATACAACAACCATTCCTGAACCAACGTCTCTTTTAGGCCTCCTGACGGTTGCGGGCTTAGGAATTGGTTCCGCTATTTCTAAGAGATCTAGTCGTTTCAAATAA